From the genome of Seriola aureovittata isolate HTS-2021-v1 ecotype China chromosome 6, ASM2101889v1, whole genome shotgun sequence, one region includes:
- the LOC130170659 gene encoding cortexin-1-like has protein sequence MNTFPSFSAPPPNTPTIQSVCKPCLRVPWRMNDVPTLDYELLLSPAGSSLPGSPGGSSSSPPLALVGVDTEQRTALAFVGLLMLFLVFLLVRCFRILLDPYSRMPASSWTDHKEGLERGQFDYALV, from the coding sequence ATGAACACCTTCCCTTCCTTCTCTGCACCTCCTCCCAACACACCAACTATCCAGTCAGTGTGCAAGCCCTGCCTTCGGGTCCCGTGGAGGATGAACGATGTGCCCACACTTGACTACGAGTTGCTGCTGTCCCCGGCCGGCTCCTCCCTCCCCGGCAGTCctggtggcagcagcagcagccccccTCTGGCCTTGGTCGGGGTGGATACTGAGCAACGCACCGCCTTGGCCTTCGTAGGCCTCCTCATGCTGTTCCTGGTCTTCCTGCTGGTCAGGTGCTTCAGGATCCTGCTGGACCCCTACAGCCGCATGCCTGCATCATCCTGGACTGACCACAAGGAGGGGCTGGAGAGGGGTCAGTTTGATTATGCACTGGTGTAG